A window of the Clostridia bacterium genome harbors these coding sequences:
- a CDS encoding DegT/DnrJ/EryC1/StrS family aminotransferase, which produces MAGPGSYLIGQEEMEQVLDVMKSGYLFRYGSEDDPNFKHKVFTFEKEFANYLEASHCVAVSSGTNALLTCLSALGIGPGDEVIVPGYTFIASMSTIVYARAIPVLAEIDESLTIDPEDIEKKITEKTKAIMPVHMLGNPCDMDKIMKIANKYNLFVIEDCCQAAGASYKGRKVGSIGDIGAFSLNVFKTITSGDGGAVITNDVDLYEKAFGFHDQGHKPNRMGSEVGNRSIIGLDFRMNELTGAVALAQVRKLDRIIYELRDKKKKLKDFISEVVEKERGVKFRQINDKNGECATLLTLIFKDKEKADLFASQIGTQTISHSGWHVYNNMEQILNKKVPTEFNCPFTCEVYGKDIEYKPHMLPKTDDILERSVNISVGVVDKGLGAPFGINILSSDEEIKKVANKVKKAIKNVLK; this is translated from the coding sequence ATGGCAGGACCGGGCTCGTATTTGATCGGGCAAGAGGAGATGGAACAAGTATTAGATGTAATGAAAAGTGGTTATTTGTTTAGATATGGATCGGAAGATGATCCTAATTTTAAGCATAAGGTATTCACTTTTGAAAAGGAATTTGCAAATTATTTGGAAGCTAGTCATTGTGTTGCTGTAAGTAGCGGTACTAATGCGTTGCTAACTTGTTTATCTGCCTTAGGGATAGGACCGGGAGATGAAGTGATTGTGCCAGGATATACATTCATTGCATCAATGTCAACTATTGTCTATGCTAGAGCAATTCCGGTTTTGGCTGAGATAGACGAATCGCTAACTATAGATCCTGAAGATATTGAAAAAAAGATTACAGAAAAAACCAAAGCGATTATGCCTGTCCATATGCTGGGTAATCCATGCGATATGGATAAAATAATGAAAATAGCTAATAAGTATAATCTTTTTGTTATTGAAGATTGTTGTCAGGCTGCAGGCGCAAGCTATAAAGGCAGGAAGGTAGGTAGTATTGGAGATATAGGTGCATTTTCTCTAAATGTTTTCAAAACTATAACATCAGGTGATGGAGGAGCTGTAATTACAAATGACGTAGATTTGTATGAAAAGGCATTTGGTTTTCATGATCAAGGACACAAGCCAAACAGGATGGGATCAGAAGTGGGCAATAGAAGTATAATAGGGTTGGATTTTAGGATGAATGAGTTAACAGGAGCTGTAGCGCTAGCCCAAGTGAGGAAATTGGACAGAATTATATATGAGTTAAGGGATAAGAAAAAGAAATTAAAAGATTTCATTTCTGAGGTTGTAGAAAAAGAACGAGGGGTCAAATTTAGGCAAATAAATGATAAGAACGGTGAATGTGCAACTTTGTTAACCCTCATATTTAAAGACAAAGAAAAAGCTGATTTATTTGCAAGTCAAATAGGTACCCAAACAATATCTCATTCAGGGTGGCATGTATATAATAATATGGAACAAATACTGAACAAGAAAGTGCCTACAGAATTTAATTGTCCTTTTACCTGTGAAGTTTATGGAAAAGATATAGAATATAAACCTCATATGCTTCCTAAAACTGATGATATTTTAGAACGTTCAGTCAATATAAGTGTAGGAGTGGTGGATAAAGGACTGGGAGCACCTTTTGGTATTAATATTTTATCTTCTGATGAAGAAATTAAAAAAGTCGCAAACAAAGTAAAAAAAGCAATAAAAAACGTACTGAAGTAA
- a CDS encoding L-lactate dehydrogenase — MNNKVRNKVVIIGTGLVGATSAFAIMEDGVASEIVLIDIDKDRAEGEVMDLNHGISFVAPCDIKVGDYSDCQHADIIIIAAGANQKPGETRIDLARKNVHIFKEIVPQIMKYNKQAVLLVVTNPVDILTYVTFKISGLPSNRVIGSGTVLDSSRFRYLLGENCGVDVRNVHAYIIGEHGDSEVAAWSLANIAGIGIENYCPICKNVCDRNQKYRLFEEVRDSAYKIIEKKGATYYAVALAVRRIVQSILRNENSILTVSSLMKGYYGVEDVCLSLPTIVNRKGVKQVLELSLAEREIKLFQESAQKMRQVLDDLDIIK, encoded by the coding sequence ATGAATAATAAGGTACGGAATAAAGTCGTAATAATAGGTACCGGATTGGTGGGTGCCACAAGTGCTTTTGCAATAATGGAAGACGGGGTGGCTTCCGAGATTGTACTCATCGATATAGATAAAGATAGAGCAGAAGGAGAGGTGATGGATTTAAACCATGGTATATCCTTTGTAGCACCCTGTGATATTAAGGTAGGTGATTATTCTGACTGCCAACATGCAGATATAATAATCATAGCAGCGGGAGCAAACCAAAAGCCGGGAGAAACTAGGATAGATCTTGCAAGAAAAAATGTCCACATATTCAAAGAAATAGTACCCCAAATAATGAAGTACAATAAGCAGGCAGTACTTTTAGTGGTGACAAACCCAGTAGATATACTGACATATGTGACTTTCAAAATATCCGGATTGCCTTCCAACAGAGTTATAGGTTCTGGTACAGTGCTGGACAGCTCAAGATTTAGATATCTATTGGGAGAAAATTGTGGTGTGGATGTAAGGAACGTTCATGCATATATAATAGGAGAGCATGGAGACTCTGAAGTGGCGGCTTGGAGCCTTGCAAATATTGCAGGTATAGGAATAGAAAATTATTGTCCTATATGCAAAAATGTATGCGATCGCAATCAGAAATACCGTTTGTTTGAAGAGGTCCGGGATTCAGCCTATAAGATAATAGAAAAAAAAGGTGCTACATATTATGCAGTTGCCCTGGCGGTCAGGAGAATAGTCCAGAGTATATTGAGAAACGAAAATTCAATATTGACAGTTTCCTCCCTTATGAAAGGATATTACGGTGTAGAAGATGTATGTTTGAGCTTACCTACTATCGTTAATAGGAAAGGGGTTAAACAAGTTTTAGAGCTCTCCCTTGCAGAAAGGGAAATAAAGCTTTTTCAAGAATCAGCCCAAAAGATGAGACAGGTATTAGACGATTTAGACATAATAAAATAA
- the splB gene encoding spore photoproduct lyase, whose translation MYLFIPETVYFEPEALDYPLGAKLYEYFFKKDIPIYKTTSHNRVTGIKGDSEVEKYLHSKRTLVVGVKKTMKLEPCRPSADYSFSLTTGCPAHCEYCYLQTTMGKRPYIRIYVNLDQILGTIQKYIQKNFPQKTTFEAASSSDPIAVEHFTGSIAKTIEFFANQQQGRLRIVTKFDNIDSLTKINHQGHTRFRFSINSNYVIKNFEHSTPSIEQRIQAAKKIAQAEYPLGFIIAPIMIYDGWEQEYTNMFNQLKHNIDFYSKDNLTFELIQHRYTQSAKRIILERFPKTKLEMDDQSRSKKWGKYGKYKYVYPADKSDDIKQYISILIKERFPNSIIEYFT comes from the coding sequence TTGTATTTATTCATTCCCGAAACGGTATATTTTGAACCTGAGGCCTTAGATTATCCCCTTGGAGCAAAACTATATGAGTATTTTTTTAAAAAAGACATACCTATTTATAAGACAACTTCCCATAACAGGGTAACAGGTATCAAGGGGGATTCAGAAGTAGAAAAGTATTTGCATTCTAAGCGTACACTTGTGGTAGGAGTTAAAAAAACCATGAAACTAGAACCATGCAGACCTTCAGCAGACTACAGCTTTTCCCTGACCACCGGTTGTCCTGCCCATTGTGAGTATTGCTACTTGCAGACTACAATGGGTAAAAGACCTTATATCCGAATTTATGTAAATCTAGATCAAATATTGGGGACAATACAAAAATACATTCAAAAAAATTTTCCCCAAAAAACCACTTTTGAAGCAGCAAGTTCATCAGATCCTATTGCAGTAGAACATTTTACCGGTTCAATTGCAAAAACAATAGAATTCTTTGCAAATCAGCAGCAGGGCAGATTGAGGATAGTAACTAAGTTTGACAATATAGACTCCCTCACAAAAATAAATCATCAGGGCCATACCAGATTTAGGTTCAGTATAAATTCAAATTATGTTATAAAAAACTTTGAACATAGTACACCCAGTATTGAACAGAGGATACAAGCAGCCAAGAAGATAGCCCAAGCTGAATACCCCTTGGGCTTTATAATAGCTCCTATCATGATATACGACGGATGGGAACAAGAATATACGAATATGTTTAATCAATTGAAACATAATATAGATTTTTATTCTAAAGATAATTTAACTTTTGAACTGATTCAACATAGATATACGCAAAGCGCAAAAAGAATAATACTAGAAAGGTTCCCAAAAACAAAGCTGGAGATGGATGACCAATCCAGGTCAAAAAAATGGGGTAAATACGGAAAATATAAATATGTCTATCCTGCTGACAAATCAGATGACATAAAACAATATATAAGCATATTGATAAAAGAAAGATTCCCAAACAGCATTATAGAATATTTTACCTAA